The following proteins are encoded in a genomic region of Bernardetia sp. MNP-M8:
- a CDS encoding sodium:solute symporter family protein — MDLHWIDISIFIVYFIALLAIGFYFYRTNKSDEDYYVGGRGLSAGHIGLSVVATDVGGGFSIGLGGLGFSIGIAGSWMLFTGLLGAWLSAVYLIPKIYPIARKKKLLSFPQAVEHYYTRDVALAAGIISLIGYVGFSSSQILAGAKLASATFPTAITLEQAVWAMGVVAVLYTVFGGIKAVIYTDTVQWIILLTGLVGIGLPMGYFFVGGMEGIREYLPAQMLSFGNITVSQVINWFITIVPIWFVGMTLYQRIYAAKDEKTAIRAWRIAGIFEYPFMAFMGVLLGMFAKVAYLQGAFADAGFSVATAATNPLDAEMGLPLLLRTMLPVGLMGLMLSAYFSAIMSTADSCLMAASGNLMTDIIGRFKKKMASNLVLSQLLTFVIGAFAIVLALHMQNVLELMLYSYAFMVSGLFVPVLAMLFIKNPSPTAALVAMIGGGTTTLILILMQKLENLKLPYDLDANLFGITISIILFAIVHISVSKK; from the coding sequence ATGGATTTACATTGGATAGATATTAGTATTTTTATTGTTTACTTTATTGCTCTTTTAGCTATTGGTTTCTATTTTTATCGTACCAACAAATCAGACGAAGATTATTATGTAGGTGGGCGAGGACTTTCAGCAGGACATATTGGACTTTCCGTAGTAGCAACAGATGTAGGTGGAGGTTTTTCAATTGGACTAGGTGGACTAGGTTTTTCCATAGGAATTGCAGGAAGTTGGATGTTATTTACAGGTCTTTTGGGGGCATGGTTAAGTGCTGTTTATTTAATTCCAAAAATTTACCCTATTGCTAGAAAGAAAAAACTGCTTAGTTTTCCACAAGCTGTCGAACATTATTATACAAGAGATGTGGCACTGGCTGCAGGAATTATCTCTCTCATTGGTTATGTAGGTTTTTCTAGTAGTCAGATTTTGGCTGGTGCAAAACTGGCTTCAGCTACTTTTCCAACAGCTATTACATTAGAACAAGCTGTTTGGGCAATGGGCGTTGTGGCTGTTCTTTATACAGTATTTGGTGGAATAAAAGCTGTAATTTATACCGATACAGTGCAATGGATTATCTTACTTACTGGACTTGTCGGAATTGGTCTTCCAATGGGTTATTTTTTCGTTGGTGGAATGGAAGGAATAAGAGAATATTTACCTGCTCAAATGTTATCTTTCGGAAATATTACGGTTTCTCAAGTCATAAATTGGTTTATTACGATTGTACCGATTTGGTTTGTCGGAATGACACTTTATCAACGAATTTATGCAGCAAAAGATGAAAAAACAGCGATTCGTGCTTGGCGAATTGCAGGTATTTTCGAATATCCGTTTATGGCTTTTATGGGTGTTTTGTTAGGAATGTTTGCTAAAGTAGCTTATTTACAAGGAGCTTTTGCTGATGCAGGTTTTTCGGTGGCGACGGCTGCAACTAATCCGTTAGATGCTGAAATGGGATTGCCTCTTTTGCTTCGCACTATGCTTCCTGTTGGTTTGATGGGACTTATGCTTTCAGCTTATTTTTCTGCGATTATGTCGACGGCAGATAGCTGTTTGATGGCTGCTTCTGGAAACTTAATGACAGATATTATTGGTCGTTTCAAAAAGAAAATGGCAAGTAATTTAGTTCTTTCTCAACTCCTTACTTTTGTAATTGGTGCTTTTGCAATTGTACTTGCATTGCACATGCAAAACGTTTTAGAATTGATGCTTTATTCGTATGCTTTTATGGTTTCAGGTTTGTTTGTACCTGTTTTGGCTATGCTTTTTATCAAAAATCCAAGTCCTACTGCTGCCTTAGTAGCAATGATTGGAGGAGGAACAACAACCCTAATTTTGATTTTAATGCAGAAGTTAGAAAACTTGAAATTACCTTATGATTTGGATGCAAATCTTTTTGGAATAACTATTTCTATTATACTTTTTGCAATTGTTCATATATCAGTTTCTAAGAAGTAG